One part of the Caproiciproducens sp. CPB-2 genome encodes these proteins:
- a CDS encoding spore germination protein — MLKQQHEQSKEADGNNWSGEEKQGGKVSAQILSPELKGNLDAVRARFGESSDLIIREFFFGKEKDGGKKAALIFLDGMVNLSTINDDIIEPLMRQGWLSRRGETSDLSGMDEIRDRLLTVGEVKTVYTYNKVTEACLSGDAVLMTEGSCKALDIGAKGWEKRAVSEPTSETAIRGPREGFTENLRTNTTMIRRKIKDPALKIRAAVIGKRTHTQVNILYMDGITDPELICEVERRLKKIDTDVVLATGYLEEYIEDSPYTAFPTIWCSEKPDAVAGKLLEGRVAIAVDGSPFVMTVPMLFVENLQNAEDYITRSYYATMMRILRLVAFSISLFAPAVYIALTTYHQELVPTTLLFTIAASAEGVPFPAVVEVGIMMVIFEILREAGIRMPRPVGQTISIVGALVMGEAAVQAGIVGAPVVIVVAITAVSSFAIPFITDAVAILRWFLVIMAATMGSFGITIGALIILMHLASLRSFGSRYLAPVAPFQTADLKDTAVRSPLWAMRTRPEEIKPQDVKRENIPSPNDPPVGSGDKQGENP; from the coding sequence TTGCTTAAACAACAGCATGAACAAAGCAAAGAAGCGGACGGGAATAACTGGAGCGGAGAGGAGAAACAGGGCGGGAAGGTGAGCGCGCAGATCCTGTCCCCGGAGCTCAAAGGTAACCTCGATGCCGTCAGAGCCAGGTTTGGGGAGAGTTCCGACCTCATCATCCGTGAATTTTTTTTTGGAAAAGAGAAAGACGGGGGAAAGAAGGCTGCACTGATTTTTCTGGACGGAATGGTAAATCTTTCCACCATAAATGATGACATCATAGAGCCGCTTATGCGTCAGGGCTGGCTTTCCCGCAGGGGGGAAACGTCGGACCTGTCGGGTATGGATGAAATCCGGGACAGGCTGTTGACCGTCGGAGAAGTAAAAACGGTCTATACTTATAACAAAGTGACGGAGGCCTGTTTGTCAGGCGACGCCGTGCTTATGACCGAGGGTTCCTGCAAGGCCCTTGACATAGGTGCAAAGGGCTGGGAGAAAAGAGCCGTTTCCGAGCCGACCAGCGAGACCGCTATCCGCGGGCCCCGGGAAGGGTTTACCGAAAATCTGAGGACAAACACGACCATGATCCGTCGGAAGATAAAAGATCCGGCGCTCAAAATCCGTGCTGCCGTCATTGGGAAACGTACGCACACGCAGGTGAACATCCTCTATATGGACGGAATTACAGACCCGGAACTCATTTGCGAGGTCGAGCGCCGACTGAAGAAAATTGACACCGATGTGGTGCTTGCTACAGGTTATCTGGAAGAGTATATCGAGGACTCGCCGTACACGGCTTTTCCGACCATCTGGTGCAGTGAAAAACCGGACGCGGTCGCCGGAAAGCTGCTGGAGGGCCGGGTTGCCATTGCCGTGGACGGTTCCCCGTTTGTGATGACGGTGCCGATGCTGTTTGTAGAGAACTTACAGAATGCGGAGGACTATATCACGCGCAGTTATTACGCAACCATGATGCGCATACTGCGCCTGGTGGCGTTTTCTATCAGCCTGTTTGCGCCGGCCGTGTATATAGCGCTCACTACCTATCATCAGGAATTGGTCCCAACCACTTTGCTGTTTACGATAGCGGCATCCGCTGAGGGGGTGCCCTTTCCCGCGGTAGTGGAGGTAGGCATTATGATGGTTATTTTCGAAATCCTCCGGGAAGCCGGTATCCGTATGCCCCGGCCGGTCGGGCAGACCATCAGCATCGTGGGTGCCCTGGTGATGGGAGAAGCCGCCGTGCAGGCCGGAATAGTCGGTGCTCCGGTCGTCATCGTCGTCGCAATTACCGCTGTGTCGAGCTTTGCCATTCCCTTTATCACTGACGCCGTAGCAATCCTGAGATGGTTCCTGGTAATCATGGCGGCCACCATGGGGAGTTTTGGGATTACCATAGGCGCGTTGATCATACTCATGCATCTTGCCTCACTGAGATCTTTTGGCTCCCGTTATCTGGCGCCCGTAGCGCCGTTCCAAACGGCCGATCTCAAGGATACCGCGGTGCGCTCCCCGCTTTGGGCCATGCGGACCCGCCCCGAAGAAATAAAACCGCAGGACGTGAAACGGGAGAATATTCCTTCCCCCAATGACCCGCCCGTCGGCAGCGGGGACAAACAGGGGGAAAATCCATGA
- a CDS encoding glucose 1-dehydrogenase — MLSEKVALVTGAGSGIGFGIARELAAKGAFVILAGRSGQAKAASEELNRQNFHTATVKMDIADRESVSAGVAGALMQYGRIDILVNNAGIAKLSRFEAFPDELRDRHIDINLKGTWNVTKAVLPCMLKNRWGRIINIASVTGPYVSDPGYTAYAMTKAGLVGFTKSLAVELAKDGITVNAICPGFILTPNVRRSAAATNPRNPNLVLESIAAGVPMGRLGAPEEVGKLAAFLAGEESSYITGTENVIDGGNLLPETNVMGIKKP; from the coding sequence GTGCTGAGCGAAAAAGTAGCGCTTGTGACCGGCGCGGGGTCCGGAATCGGCTTCGGAATCGCGCGCGAGCTGGCCGCGAAGGGAGCTTTCGTTATCCTGGCCGGCCGTTCCGGGCAGGCAAAAGCCGCGTCGGAGGAATTGAACCGGCAAAATTTCCATACAGCGACGGTCAAAATGGACATTGCGGACCGGGAAAGCGTAAGTGCCGGGGTGGCAGGCGCGCTGATGCAATACGGGCGCATCGACATTCTGGTCAATAACGCGGGGATCGCGAAGCTTTCCCGGTTTGAGGCCTTTCCGGATGAACTGCGCGACCGGCATATCGACATCAACCTGAAGGGCACGTGGAATGTGACAAAGGCGGTCCTTCCCTGTATGCTGAAGAACCGGTGGGGACGCATCATCAATATCGCTTCCGTGACGGGCCCTTATGTCAGCGACCCGGGATACACCGCTTACGCCATGACAAAGGCGGGGCTGGTCGGGTTTACCAAATCGCTGGCGGTAGAACTGGCGAAGGACGGAATTACGGTCAACGCCATCTGCCCCGGCTTTATTTTAACGCCGAATGTCCGCAGGAGCGCGGCGGCAACCAATCCCCGGAATCCCAATCTTGTGCTGGAAAGCATCGCGGCCGGAGTCCCGATGGGCCGTCTGGGCGCGCCGGAAGAGGTGGGAAAGCTGGCGGCCTTTCTCGCCGGCGAGGAATCCTCGTATATTACCGGCACGGAAAACGTGATCGACGGGGGCAATCTGCTGCCGGAGACAAACGTGATGGGGATAAAGAAACCCTAA
- a CDS encoding Ger(x)C family spore germination protein, whose amino-acid sequence MKKQAVKTGGKVLRTFSASLSRKCQKGARRAGVFLLCILLILCLCSCWSQRELNTLAIVLGTALDVGDQPDTLTLTAQVVKASELGSGTSTKGGGSEGKAYVNVSYTDSSVLAAVRELTRMQNRRLYFAHNEVLIFSSDLEKKDIAEGLDVFIRDYETRMNINILISKGKASEILNENVELEKIPALHISKLMGNQKSNSETVTVTLRDFAIAILSDSAAPVAPMVKLYESEGKKYAKLEGTAVFKKGKMIGELNTEQTRGVLWVTNKAQSGEKTVNTPWGQVTLEILHSSSNLKPVKGEDGTIRMKLTIDVEGAIQGNETAENMSRPENVAMLKGRMEDAVRSDVGSALAQARALSADVLGFGEAIRREYPEEWEKMKGNWDQEFPKIGMDVQVNAELGSEGGLVKPVTPGGAQ is encoded by the coding sequence ATGAAAAAACAGGCTGTTAAAACCGGCGGGAAGGTTCTCCGAACTTTCTCCGCGTCCCTTTCCCGGAAATGCCAAAAGGGGGCGCGCCGCGCCGGCGTATTTTTGCTCTGTATTCTGCTCATTTTATGCCTTTGCTCCTGCTGGAGCCAACGGGAGCTCAACACTCTGGCCATTGTGCTCGGCACCGCTCTGGACGTAGGCGATCAGCCGGACACATTGACGCTGACCGCACAGGTGGTCAAGGCGTCGGAGCTTGGCTCCGGAACATCCACAAAGGGGGGCGGGTCCGAGGGAAAAGCCTATGTAAACGTCAGTTATACGGACAGCAGTGTGCTTGCCGCTGTCCGTGAACTGACGCGCATGCAGAACCGAAGGCTGTATTTTGCGCATAATGAAGTGCTTATTTTCAGCAGTGATCTGGAAAAAAAGGACATCGCGGAGGGGCTGGACGTATTCATACGCGATTATGAGACGCGCATGAATATCAATATTCTAATCTCAAAGGGCAAGGCGTCGGAGATATTGAACGAAAATGTTGAACTGGAAAAGATTCCTGCTCTTCATATTTCCAAGCTGATGGGAAATCAGAAATCCAATTCGGAAACAGTGACTGTAACCCTGCGCGATTTTGCGATTGCGATCCTAAGCGATTCTGCCGCTCCTGTGGCCCCGATGGTAAAATTATACGAATCCGAAGGGAAGAAGTACGCAAAGCTTGAAGGCACCGCGGTCTTTAAAAAGGGAAAAATGATCGGGGAGCTGAATACGGAACAGACAAGAGGAGTCCTGTGGGTGACGAACAAGGCTCAAAGCGGAGAGAAGACCGTAAATACACCGTGGGGACAGGTCACTTTGGAAATCCTCCATTCCAGCAGCAATTTAAAGCCTGTTAAAGGGGAGGATGGGACGATCAGGATGAAGCTTACAATTGACGTGGAAGGGGCTATTCAAGGCAATGAGACCGCCGAAAACATGTCCCGCCCAGAGAATGTTGCAATGCTGAAAGGACGGATGGAGGACGCTGTCCGCTCAGATGTCGGGAGCGCGCTTGCGCAGGCGAGAGCGCTTTCCGCCGATGTATTGGGATTTGGCGAGGCAATCCGCCGGGAATATCCGGAAGAATGGGAAAAGATGAAAGGAAACTGGGATCAGGAATTCCCGAAGATCGGCATGGATGTTCAGGTAAATGCCGAGCTGGGTTCTGAAGGCGGCTTGGTAAAGCCGGTGACTCCGGGAGGTGCGCAATGA
- a CDS encoding GerAB/ArcD/ProY family transporter codes for MKLEKGSISSKDLMFSVFCFMQGTVLRSGFIISVTRQDSWAMAITGFLLTLPILAVYTGLLRKFPGKNLIEIDDIVFGPVFGKILSALYLFFFVSLAALNTRDLGNFVAGYMMPETPIAAVTLVFLVGCAYALRKGIENLMHLSVLFTIIAMGALAVNSILLLKDVQPEFLKPFFQLKFPEFVQGTVSVAAVPMGEILAFTMITPMLEKGKKAGKPLLLGLALSAASMVFVIMRDIITLGPLVAIVSLPSFESMRYVSLAGILTRMESIYAVVLVILFLFKVSILLYAFVLGLTQMLSGKSPPRANPDHKGQSCETEQLQGQHSAPPLMLISVAFVFFYSLFVFESMMENMNWGATTAPFFSLTFEFLLPAVSLLVVCLRKIGKAQEVGA; via the coding sequence ATGAAACTGGAAAAGGGAAGCATATCATCGAAAGACCTGATGTTCTCGGTGTTTTGCTTTATGCAGGGTACCGTGCTGCGTTCCGGCTTCATCATCAGCGTGACCCGGCAGGACTCCTGGGCGATGGCCATTACCGGCTTTTTGCTCACTCTCCCGATTCTGGCTGTCTATACCGGTCTGCTGCGAAAATTTCCCGGAAAGAACCTGATCGAGATCGACGATATTGTATTCGGCCCGGTTTTTGGGAAAATTCTGTCTGCTTTGTACCTGTTCTTTTTTGTGTCGCTGGCCGCGCTCAATACCCGCGATCTTGGAAACTTTGTGGCGGGCTATATGATGCCGGAGACCCCGATCGCGGCGGTTACCCTCGTCTTTCTGGTCGGGTGCGCTTATGCGCTCCGCAAGGGAATTGAGAACCTTATGCACCTGTCAGTTCTTTTTACTATCATTGCCATGGGAGCGCTGGCTGTCAACTCCATTCTGCTGCTCAAGGACGTGCAGCCGGAATTTCTGAAGCCGTTTTTTCAACTGAAATTCCCCGAATTCGTTCAGGGAACGGTCTCTGTGGCGGCGGTTCCAATGGGAGAGATTTTGGCCTTCACAATGATCACTCCCATGCTGGAAAAGGGCAAAAAAGCCGGAAAGCCCCTTCTGCTGGGATTAGCTTTGTCGGCCGCGTCCATGGTGTTTGTCATCATGCGCGATATTATCACGTTGGGTCCGCTTGTCGCGATCGTGTCTCTGCCGTCCTTTGAATCGATGCGTTATGTAAGCCTTGCGGGTATCCTCACCCGGATGGAGAGCATTTATGCGGTGGTCCTTGTGATTCTGTTTTTATTTAAGGTAAGCATCCTGCTGTATGCATTTGTACTGGGATTAACCCAGATGCTGAGCGGGAAAAGCCCCCCGCGGGCAAATCCTGATCACAAGGGACAATCCTGCGAAACGGAACAGCTGCAGGGGCAGCACAGCGCTCCTCCGCTTATGCTTATCTCCGTGGCATTCGTGTTTTTCTATTCGCTCTTTGTTTTCGAGTCCATGATGGAAAATATGAATTGGGGCGCAACGACGGCTCCCTTTTTCTCGCTGACCTTTGAGTTTTTGCTTCCGGCCGTATCCCTGCTGGTAGTCTGCCTGCGGAAGATTGGCAAAGCGCAGGAGGTGGGGGCATGA